In a single window of the Coregonus clupeaformis isolate EN_2021a chromosome 10, ASM2061545v1, whole genome shotgun sequence genome:
- the LOC121575663 gene encoding microtubule-associated protein 2 isoform X8, with product MADSRQPEDNSSSHWAPPTNGAQDQSAALAGHGENGYSSYRENGYHGGHTATAEQVSAHIVEEVTAEAVAVLKQEQEQQDSTRRLPSVEDSVNLPPSPPPSPSAEQIGPMEQEERLEVVPTSPEEEEEEVTQVQAAPEEEHPGQQGEDSDQQPTDMLLEQVNIVSEPQALPCPQAETHKVLNGGRSHQAELDKPSEEDLPVNPEKPRSDNPAMAEEHPQGALPPQSPVAATAETETPEGAESTVSITESSSGSPQNKSLTDPTPTEPEKTVQPLVEPEKGQGTGSTTSVVPEIEYIPEPKTTAEKQPSVEELDSVPLSVVYEPLKDYIEEEEENDDYVTPSKSANFESVREEKEIKSEKTEKRMLSLGQSTARPLSFETEKIEDTPQSNISEGENPKAHISAPDGLKDKQSSEDKSGVASKDESGMTAYFETSTQRDTEEPGEHAEGYYELSAVSQKKPSEKVLEADSKIKISHSAPEQTESSTTLTSDSAMDKLEDLPKRKDACTRLSPGKLSLEQRSLSLNFTIGSMGQAGEQNQSKLSSLTEISSGSLDETTGYLPVTTPLVTLERQFLPVTPEIAIPVPTTEAATDPPEDTTSTTSKTTSSPKLSLSPMKQHYTNLNDPFNDLPEMLDLAGVNPKPTLEKRELDQHNRRRSVPACPSAALVGSSLAKLVLGNQQTPKVVDGGESQQEERGYCVFSEYSGPMPSPADLHSPVGSPHQRFPTVTEGDSDEELGAIAEEGEQKVAPQKPNQAEDSVGGTVKPTLVLERAVTAGVKPDRLRIPVAPSKDKLTEFRLESGLPGDIKTQAIPEVELEQDLSREASPIPPDFAFTFGTEAKDAKLRATPESPAKKAATVEGTKAEETTAEVKAEVASARIGKSQKTGHEKPEMEEVEENSDPDHQDAVEDVQPKDVQGPEREKKERPVTSSPESLVEIINAQEKKRESEPEASTVPAEAAVPKEEGKTKAEETSPTPSNVSTAEVEEATEQQQEKSPEKRVSVSSPVIVIPQAQVEEEEEDDIEVAEEVLEEVEGPPVLLKEKEQESHPVEKQEEMAEEVRVVDGAEEVIVENPKDLEITVSADDESCDATAPTIDEGDYADHISHLSACSDKDQPQTLDGQEEEKNEVEDKEGVVLQEEEESGEVGQETETSDVLQSQTDETTTHDETTMDVSMLDTDSGWVDSQDDDRSLMTEQIEALPKTQSPVKTPLVERPSNKRPPGRGQGRVSTPERKPTRREPISRRPKEEEKKKKAGTKRTEQCKVSVLQSRSPTRRSVVKAATFRQSRPASHHGSARCKPPAMEDRQPLNVAHQSRERTSSLTRTALKNHRLTRGLEDLSPRPNSACSHTKSKPLVEADLCGPRPSSACSGRNSPSPSLQRRGRREEKEGTYRSPEKRSSLPRPASSLPRRAPPAEQDNTSPAPRRPTSIQTEPRGEHRSGRSPSIAAGTNSSARSRSARSGASTPHTPGSTAVTPGTPPSYSCRTPGSRTPGSHTPKSLSLLTQEKKFAVIRTPPKSPSTTPKQLRVLNQPLPDLKNIKSKIGSTDNMKYQPKGGQVHITTKKIDLSHITSKCGSMSNIRHRPGGGNVRIESVKLDFKDKAEAKVGSLANASHTPGGGQIMIESHKLTFRDTAKARVDHGADVITLSPGGTGGTSPHRLSNVSSTGSLNLLDSPQLSTLAQDVTMALAKQGL from the exons ATGGCAGACAGTCGGCAGCCCGAGGACAACAGCTCCTCTCACTGGGCCCCTCCCACTAACGGAGCCCAGGACCAATCAGCTGCCCTCGCTGGCCACGGAGAGAACGGCTACTCCTCCTACAGAGAGAACGGCTATCACGGAGGACACACGGCGACAGCAG AGCAAGTGTCAGCCCATATAGTTGAGGAGGTGACAGCAGAGGCGGTGGCAGTGCTcaagcaggagcaggagcagcaGGACTCTACTAGGAGACTGCCCTCAG TGGAGGACTCTGTCAacctgcctccctcccctcccccttctccatcGGCAGAGCAGATCGGACCCATGGAGCAAG AGGAGAGGCTAGAGGTTGTCCCTACTTcccctgaggaggaggaggaggaggttacccaAGTCCAAGCAGCTCCTGAGGAGGAGCATCCAGGTCAACAGGGGGAGGATTCTGATCAGCAGCCCACAGACATGCTCTTAGAGCAGGTTAATATTGTAAGCGAGCCCCAGGCTTTGCCCTGTCCGCAGGCCGAGACTCATAAAGTCCTCAACGGGGGAAGAAGCCATCAGGCTGAGTTGGATAAACCATCAGAGgaag ACCTGCCGGTGAACCCAGAGAAGCCTCGTTCCGACAATCCTGCCATGGCAGAGGAGCACCCACAGGGGGCACTGCCACCGCAGAGCCCGGTGGCCGCCACCGCAGAGACAGAAACACCCGAGGGAGCAGAGAGCACCGTGTCCATCACTGAGTCCTCCTCTGGTTCCCCCCAAAACAAATCTTTAACAGATCCTACCCCCACAGAACCCGAGAAGACAGTTCAGCCTTTAGTGGAACCAGAAAAGGGGCAAGGGACTGGAAGTACCACTAGTGTGGTTCCTGAGATAGAATACATCCCGGAGCCCAAGACCACAGCTGAGAAACAGCCCTCGGTTGAAGAGCTCGACTCAGTTCCTCTTTCAGTTGTATATGAGCCCCTGAAAGATTAcattgaggaagaggaggaaaatgATGATTATGTTACACCCAGTAAGTCAGCAAACTTTGAAAGCGTCCGTGAGGAGAAAGAGATCAAATCGGAGAAAACTGAGAAAAGAATGCTGAGTCTAGGACAATCGACCGCCAGGCCATTGTCATTTGAGACTGAGAAGATTGAAGATACTCCTCAAAGTAATATCAGTGAGGGAGAAAACCCAAAGGCACACATATCCGCTCCAGACGGTCTAAAAGACAAGCAGAGTTCGGAAGATAAGTCGGGAGTTGCTTCAAAAGATGAGTCAGGTATGACGGCCTACTTTGAGACCTCTACACAAAGGGATACTGAAGAACCAGGAGAACATGCTGAGGGTTACTATGAGCTCAGTGCTGTCAGCCAGAAGAAGCCCTCAGAGAAGGTTCTGGAGGCCGATTCAAAAATTAAAATAAGCCATTCAGCACCAGAACAGACAGAATCCAGCACAACGTTGACGAGTGACAGTGCCATGGACAAACTAGAGGATCTCCCTAAGAGGAAGGATGCGTGTACTAGGCTGTCACCAGGCAAATTGTCATTGGAACAGAGAAGTCTCTCCCTGAATTTTACTATTGGCTCAATGGGTCAAGCAGGAGAGCAAAACCAGTCAAAGCTCTCATCTCTTACAGAGATCTCTTCCGGAAGCCTTGACGAAACCACAGGCTACCTTCCTGTAACCACCCCATTAGTAACATTAGAGAGACAGTTCCTTCCTGTGACTCCAGAGATAGCTATCCCAGTCCCTACCACTGAAGCCGCCACTGATCCACCTGAagacaccacctccaccacctccaagACAACGAGCTCTCCAAAGTTGTCACTCTCACCCATGAAGCAACACTACACTAATTTGAACGACCCATTCAATGACCTTCCTGAGATGCTGGACCTAGCCGGTGTTAATCCCAAACCCACCCTGGAGAAGAGGGAGCTGGACCAGCATAACAGAAGGAGGTCGGtccctgcctgtccgtctgctgCTCTGGTGGGCAGTTCTCTGGCCAAGCTGGTACTGGGGAACCAGCAGACGCCCAAGGTGGTGGATGGAGGAGAGAGCCAGCAGGAGGAGCGTGGTTactgtgtgtttagtgagtactCTGGTCCCATGCCCTCGCCTGCCGACCTGCACAGCCCAGTGGGCTCCCCACACCAACGGTTTCCCACAGTGACCGAAGGGGACAGTGACGAGGAACTGGGAGCCATTGCGGAAGAGGGCGAGCAAAAGGTGGCACCGCAAAAACCAAACCAGGCAGAGGATTCGGTTGGAGGAACGGTTAAGCCAACTTTGGTGCTTGAAAGAGCTGTCACGGCAGGTGTCAAACCGGATCGTCTGAGGATCCCTGTGGCTCCATCCAAAGACAAACTGACAGAGTTCCGACTTGAGAGCGGTCTTCCTGGGGACATCAAAACCCAAGCCATTCCTGAGGTGGAGTTGGAGCAGGACCTCTCCAGAGAAGCGTCCCCCATCCCACCAGACTTCGCATTTACTTTCGGCACTGAGGCGAAGGACGCCAAGCTTCGTGCGACCCCTGAGTCTCCAGCAAAAAAGGCTGCCACTGTGGAGGGAACCAAAGCTGAGGAAACCACAGCGGAAGTCAAAGCAGAGGTGGCGTCAGCAAGGATTGGGAAGAGTCAGAAGACTGGTCATGAAAAGCCAGAgatggaggaagtggaggagaacTCAGACCCAGACCATCAGGACGCTGTTGAAGACGTACAGCCAAAGGATGTTCAAGgaccagagagagaaaagaaagaaagacccGTGACATCATCACCAGAATCATTAGTGGAGATCATCAATGCGCAGGAGAAGAAGCGTGAAAGCGAACCAGAGGCGTCAACAGTACCAGCGGAGGCTGCCGTTCCAAAAGAAGAGGGCAAGACCAAAGCCGAAGAAACATCACCAACACCCTCTAACGTGAGCACTGCGGAAGTGGAGGAAGCCACAGAGCAACAACAAGAGAAAAGTCCAGAGAAAAGGGTTTCTGTAAGTTCTCCAGTTATAGTCATACCTCAGGCACAggttgaggaagaggaggaagacgaTATAGAAGTAGCTGAGGAAGTCTTGGAGGAGGTTGAAGGCCCTCCTGTACTGCTcaaggagaaagagcaggagagtCACCCTGTGGAGAAGCAGGAGGAGATGGCAGAAGAGGTGAGGGTGGTGGATGGGGCAGAGGAGGTGATTGTTGAAAATCCTAAAGACTTGGAGATTACTGTTTCTGCGGATGACGAATCATGTGATGCTACTGCCCCAACCATTGATGAAGGGGATTATGCCGATCACATCTCTCATCTATCTGCCTGCTCTGACAAAGACCAGCCACAAACCCTCGACGgacaggaggaagagaagaatgAAGTGGAGGATAAAGAAGGGGTGGTgctgcaggaggaggaggagtccgGTGAGGTGGGGCAGGAGACGGAGACCTCAGACGTACTGCAGAGCCAGACCGACGAGACCACCACTCACGACGAGACCACCATGGATGTCTCCATGTTAGACACCGACAGTGGCTGGGTGGACTCTCAAG ATGATGACAGAAGCCTAATGACAGAGCAGATTGAAGCTCTGCCCAAAACACAGAGTCCTGTCAAGACTCCCCTGGTAGAGAGACCCTCTAATAAACGACCCCCCGGCAGAGGACAGGGGCGCGTCTCCACCCCCGAGCGCAAACCCACCCGCAGAGAGCCCATCAGTCGTCGTccgaaggaggaggagaagaagaagaaag CGGGGACGAAGAGAACTGAACAGTGTAAGGTATCAGTCCTCCAGAGTCGCTCTCCCACTCGGAGGAGTGTAGTCAAAGCTGCTACATTCAGACAATCTAGACCTGCTTCGCACCACGGCTCTGCTAGATGCAAGCCACCAG ccatGGAGGACCGGCAGCCTCTTAATGTGGCCCACCAATCCCGGGAAAGGACCTCT AGCCTCACACGCACTGCCTTAAAAAACCATCGACTAACCAGGGGGCTAGAGGACCTGTCTCCCAGGCCCAACTCTGCATGCTCCCACACTAAAAGCAAACCCTTAGTGGAGGCGGATTTATGCGGGCCACGCCCCTCCTCCGCATGCTCGGGAAGaaactccccctccccctcactgCAGAGGCGGGGGCGGAGGGAAGAGAAG GAGGGTACCTACCGGAGCCCAGAAAAGAGGTCCTCTCTGCCCAGGCCTGCCTCCTCCCTGCCCCGCCGTGCCCCCCCAGCAGAGCAGGACAACACCAGCCCTGCACCCCGCAGGCCCACCT CGATTCAAACTGAGCCCAGAGGGGAGCACAGGTCTGGGAGGTCCCCTAGTATCGCAG CCGGCACAAACTCGTCGGCTCGTTCCCGTTCGGCCCGGAGCGGAGCCTCCACCCCCCACACCCCCGGCTCCACAGCGGTCACCCCAGGCACCCCACCCAGCTACTCCTGCCGCACCCCTGGGAGTCGCACCCCCGGCAGCCACACACCCAAGTCTCTCAG CCTCCTCACTCAGGAGAAGAAGTTTGCTGTGATCCGCACGCCGCCCAAGTCACCCTCCACCACTCCCAAGCAGCTGCGCGTCCTCAACCAGCCCCTGCCCGACCTGAAGAACATCAAGTCCAAGATCGGCTCCACAGACAACATGAAGTACCAGCCCAAAGGTGGACAG
- the LOC121575663 gene encoding microtubule-associated protein 2 isoform X3 codes for MADSRQPEDNSSSHWAPPTNGAQDQSAALAGHGENGYSSYRENGYHGGHTATAEQVSAHIVEEVTAEAVAVLKQEQEQQDSTRRLPSVEDSVNLPPSPPPSPSAEQIGPMEQEERLEVVPTSPEEEEEEVTQVQAAPEEEHPGQQGEDSDQQPTDMLLEQVNIVSEPQALPCPQAETHKVLNGGRSHQAELDKPSEEDLPVNPEKPRSDNPAMAEEHPQGALPPQSPVAATAETETPEGAESTVSITESSSGSPQNKSLTDPTPTEPEKTVQPLVEPEKGQGTGSTTSVVPEIEYIPEPKTTAEKQPSVEELDSVPLSVVYEPLKDYIEEEEENDDYVTPSKSANFESVREEKEIKSEKTEKRMLSLGQSTARPLSFETEKIEDTPQSNISEGENPKAHISAPDGLKDKQSSEDKSGVASKDESGMTAYFETSTQRDTEEPGEHAEGYYELSAVSQKKPSEKVLEADSKIKISHSAPEQTESSTTLTSDSAMDKLEDLPKRKDACTRLSPGKLSLEQRSLSLNFTIGSMGQAGEQNQSKLSSLTEISSGSLDETTGYLPVTTPLVTLERQFLPVTPEIAIPVPTTEAATDPPEDTTSTTSKTTSSPKLSLSPMKQHYTNLNDPFNDLPEMLDLAGVNPKPTLEKRELDQHNRRRSVPACPSAALVGSSLAKLVLGNQQTPKVVDGGESQQEERGYCVFSEYSGPMPSPADLHSPVGSPHQRFPTVTEGDSDEELGAIAEEGEQKVAPQKPNQAEDSVGGTVKPTLVLERAVTAGVKPDRLRIPVAPSKDKLTEFRLESGLPGDIKTQAIPEVELEQDLSREASPIPPDFAFTFGTEAKDAKLRATPESPAKKAATVEGTKAEETTAEVKAEVASARIGKSQKTGHEKPEMEEVEENSDPDHQDAVEDVQPKDVQGPEREKKERPVTSSPESLVEIINAQEKKRESEPEASTVPAEAAVPKEEGKTKAEETSPTPSNVSTAEVEEATEQQQEKSPEKRVSVSSPVIVIPQAQVEEEEEDDIEVAEEVLEEVEGPPVLLKEKEQESHPVEKQEEMAEEVRVVDGAEEVIVENPKDLEITVSADDESCDATAPTIDEGDYADHISHLSACSDKDQPQTLDGQEEEKNEVEDKEGVVLQEEEESGEVGQETETSDVLQSQTDETTTHDETTMDVSMLDTDSGWVDSQGNDDRSLMTEQIEALPKTQSPVKTPLVERPSNKRPPGRGQGRVSTPERKPTRREPISRRPKEEEKKKKAGTKRTEQCKVSVLQSRSPTRRSVVKAATFRQSRPASHHGSARCKPPAMEDRQPLNVAHQSRERTSSLTRTALKNHRLTRGLEDLSPRPNSACSHTKSKPLVEADLCGPRPSSACSGRNSPSPSLQRRGRREEKEGTYRSPEKRSSLPRPASSLPRRAPPAEQDNTSPAPRRPTSGTNSSARSRSARSGASTPHTPGSTAVTPGTPPSYSCRTPGSRTPGSHTPKSLSLLTQEKKFAVIRTPPKSPSTTPKQLRVLNQPLPDLKNIKSKIGSTDNMKYQPKGGQVFIPSVKLDFSHVQSKCGSLDKIQYAPTGGNVHITTKKIDLSHITSKCGSMSNIRHRPGGGNVRIESVKLDFKDKAEAKVGSLANASHTPGGGQIMIESHKLTFRDTAKARVDHGADVITLSPGGTGGTSPHRLSNVSSTGSLNLLDSPQLSTLAQDVTMALAKQGL; via the exons ATGGCAGACAGTCGGCAGCCCGAGGACAACAGCTCCTCTCACTGGGCCCCTCCCACTAACGGAGCCCAGGACCAATCAGCTGCCCTCGCTGGCCACGGAGAGAACGGCTACTCCTCCTACAGAGAGAACGGCTATCACGGAGGACACACGGCGACAGCAG AGCAAGTGTCAGCCCATATAGTTGAGGAGGTGACAGCAGAGGCGGTGGCAGTGCTcaagcaggagcaggagcagcaGGACTCTACTAGGAGACTGCCCTCAG TGGAGGACTCTGTCAacctgcctccctcccctcccccttctccatcGGCAGAGCAGATCGGACCCATGGAGCAAG AGGAGAGGCTAGAGGTTGTCCCTACTTcccctgaggaggaggaggaggaggttacccaAGTCCAAGCAGCTCCTGAGGAGGAGCATCCAGGTCAACAGGGGGAGGATTCTGATCAGCAGCCCACAGACATGCTCTTAGAGCAGGTTAATATTGTAAGCGAGCCCCAGGCTTTGCCCTGTCCGCAGGCCGAGACTCATAAAGTCCTCAACGGGGGAAGAAGCCATCAGGCTGAGTTGGATAAACCATCAGAGgaag ACCTGCCGGTGAACCCAGAGAAGCCTCGTTCCGACAATCCTGCCATGGCAGAGGAGCACCCACAGGGGGCACTGCCACCGCAGAGCCCGGTGGCCGCCACCGCAGAGACAGAAACACCCGAGGGAGCAGAGAGCACCGTGTCCATCACTGAGTCCTCCTCTGGTTCCCCCCAAAACAAATCTTTAACAGATCCTACCCCCACAGAACCCGAGAAGACAGTTCAGCCTTTAGTGGAACCAGAAAAGGGGCAAGGGACTGGAAGTACCACTAGTGTGGTTCCTGAGATAGAATACATCCCGGAGCCCAAGACCACAGCTGAGAAACAGCCCTCGGTTGAAGAGCTCGACTCAGTTCCTCTTTCAGTTGTATATGAGCCCCTGAAAGATTAcattgaggaagaggaggaaaatgATGATTATGTTACACCCAGTAAGTCAGCAAACTTTGAAAGCGTCCGTGAGGAGAAAGAGATCAAATCGGAGAAAACTGAGAAAAGAATGCTGAGTCTAGGACAATCGACCGCCAGGCCATTGTCATTTGAGACTGAGAAGATTGAAGATACTCCTCAAAGTAATATCAGTGAGGGAGAAAACCCAAAGGCACACATATCCGCTCCAGACGGTCTAAAAGACAAGCAGAGTTCGGAAGATAAGTCGGGAGTTGCTTCAAAAGATGAGTCAGGTATGACGGCCTACTTTGAGACCTCTACACAAAGGGATACTGAAGAACCAGGAGAACATGCTGAGGGTTACTATGAGCTCAGTGCTGTCAGCCAGAAGAAGCCCTCAGAGAAGGTTCTGGAGGCCGATTCAAAAATTAAAATAAGCCATTCAGCACCAGAACAGACAGAATCCAGCACAACGTTGACGAGTGACAGTGCCATGGACAAACTAGAGGATCTCCCTAAGAGGAAGGATGCGTGTACTAGGCTGTCACCAGGCAAATTGTCATTGGAACAGAGAAGTCTCTCCCTGAATTTTACTATTGGCTCAATGGGTCAAGCAGGAGAGCAAAACCAGTCAAAGCTCTCATCTCTTACAGAGATCTCTTCCGGAAGCCTTGACGAAACCACAGGCTACCTTCCTGTAACCACCCCATTAGTAACATTAGAGAGACAGTTCCTTCCTGTGACTCCAGAGATAGCTATCCCAGTCCCTACCACTGAAGCCGCCACTGATCCACCTGAagacaccacctccaccacctccaagACAACGAGCTCTCCAAAGTTGTCACTCTCACCCATGAAGCAACACTACACTAATTTGAACGACCCATTCAATGACCTTCCTGAGATGCTGGACCTAGCCGGTGTTAATCCCAAACCCACCCTGGAGAAGAGGGAGCTGGACCAGCATAACAGAAGGAGGTCGGtccctgcctgtccgtctgctgCTCTGGTGGGCAGTTCTCTGGCCAAGCTGGTACTGGGGAACCAGCAGACGCCCAAGGTGGTGGATGGAGGAGAGAGCCAGCAGGAGGAGCGTGGTTactgtgtgtttagtgagtactCTGGTCCCATGCCCTCGCCTGCCGACCTGCACAGCCCAGTGGGCTCCCCACACCAACGGTTTCCCACAGTGACCGAAGGGGACAGTGACGAGGAACTGGGAGCCATTGCGGAAGAGGGCGAGCAAAAGGTGGCACCGCAAAAACCAAACCAGGCAGAGGATTCGGTTGGAGGAACGGTTAAGCCAACTTTGGTGCTTGAAAGAGCTGTCACGGCAGGTGTCAAACCGGATCGTCTGAGGATCCCTGTGGCTCCATCCAAAGACAAACTGACAGAGTTCCGACTTGAGAGCGGTCTTCCTGGGGACATCAAAACCCAAGCCATTCCTGAGGTGGAGTTGGAGCAGGACCTCTCCAGAGAAGCGTCCCCCATCCCACCAGACTTCGCATTTACTTTCGGCACTGAGGCGAAGGACGCCAAGCTTCGTGCGACCCCTGAGTCTCCAGCAAAAAAGGCTGCCACTGTGGAGGGAACCAAAGCTGAGGAAACCACAGCGGAAGTCAAAGCAGAGGTGGCGTCAGCAAGGATTGGGAAGAGTCAGAAGACTGGTCATGAAAAGCCAGAgatggaggaagtggaggagaacTCAGACCCAGACCATCAGGACGCTGTTGAAGACGTACAGCCAAAGGATGTTCAAGgaccagagagagaaaagaaagaaagacccGTGACATCATCACCAGAATCATTAGTGGAGATCATCAATGCGCAGGAGAAGAAGCGTGAAAGCGAACCAGAGGCGTCAACAGTACCAGCGGAGGCTGCCGTTCCAAAAGAAGAGGGCAAGACCAAAGCCGAAGAAACATCACCAACACCCTCTAACGTGAGCACTGCGGAAGTGGAGGAAGCCACAGAGCAACAACAAGAGAAAAGTCCAGAGAAAAGGGTTTCTGTAAGTTCTCCAGTTATAGTCATACCTCAGGCACAggttgaggaagaggaggaagacgaTATAGAAGTAGCTGAGGAAGTCTTGGAGGAGGTTGAAGGCCCTCCTGTACTGCTcaaggagaaagagcaggagagtCACCCTGTGGAGAAGCAGGAGGAGATGGCAGAAGAGGTGAGGGTGGTGGATGGGGCAGAGGAGGTGATTGTTGAAAATCCTAAAGACTTGGAGATTACTGTTTCTGCGGATGACGAATCATGTGATGCTACTGCCCCAACCATTGATGAAGGGGATTATGCCGATCACATCTCTCATCTATCTGCCTGCTCTGACAAAGACCAGCCACAAACCCTCGACGgacaggaggaagagaagaatgAAGTGGAGGATAAAGAAGGGGTGGTgctgcaggaggaggaggagtccgGTGAGGTGGGGCAGGAGACGGAGACCTCAGACGTACTGCAGAGCCAGACCGACGAGACCACCACTCACGACGAGACCACCATGGATGTCTCCATGTTAGACACCGACAGTGGCTGGGTGGACTCTCAAGGTA ATGATGACAGAAGCCTAATGACAGAGCAGATTGAAGCTCTGCCCAAAACACAGAGTCCTGTCAAGACTCCCCTGGTAGAGAGACCCTCTAATAAACGACCCCCCGGCAGAGGACAGGGGCGCGTCTCCACCCCCGAGCGCAAACCCACCCGCAGAGAGCCCATCAGTCGTCGTccgaaggaggaggagaagaagaagaaag CGGGGACGAAGAGAACTGAACAGTGTAAGGTATCAGTCCTCCAGAGTCGCTCTCCCACTCGGAGGAGTGTAGTCAAAGCTGCTACATTCAGACAATCTAGACCTGCTTCGCACCACGGCTCTGCTAGATGCAAGCCACCAG ccatGGAGGACCGGCAGCCTCTTAATGTGGCCCACCAATCCCGGGAAAGGACCTCT AGCCTCACACGCACTGCCTTAAAAAACCATCGACTAACCAGGGGGCTAGAGGACCTGTCTCCCAGGCCCAACTCTGCATGCTCCCACACTAAAAGCAAACCCTTAGTGGAGGCGGATTTATGCGGGCCACGCCCCTCCTCCGCATGCTCGGGAAGaaactccccctccccctcactgCAGAGGCGGGGGCGGAGGGAAGAGAAG GAGGGTACCTACCGGAGCCCAGAAAAGAGGTCCTCTCTGCCCAGGCCTGCCTCCTCCCTGCCCCGCCGTGCCCCCCCAGCAGAGCAGGACAACACCAGCCCTGCACCCCGCAGGCCCACCT CCGGCACAAACTCGTCGGCTCGTTCCCGTTCGGCCCGGAGCGGAGCCTCCACCCCCCACACCCCCGGCTCCACAGCGGTCACCCCAGGCACCCCACCCAGCTACTCCTGCCGCACCCCTGGGAGTCGCACCCCCGGCAGCCACACACCCAAGTCTCTCAG CCTCCTCACTCAGGAGAAGAAGTTTGCTGTGATCCGCACGCCGCCCAAGTCACCCTCCACCACTCCCAAGCAGCTGCGCGTCCTCAACCAGCCCCTGCCCGACCTGAAGAACATCAAGTCCAAGATCGGCTCCACAGACAACATGAAGTACCAGCCCAAAGGTGGACAG